Within the Medicago truncatula cultivar Jemalong A17 chromosome 4, MtrunA17r5.0-ANR, whole genome shotgun sequence genome, the region TGATTCTATATTAGCAAGACTAGACAGCCAGGAGAGTAAAACCAAAGGAGGTACCGAGTAATTTGCCAACATTTCCGCGtcaataattacttttttgacAGAAGAAAGATTGGTTCCAAGAAGTGTCTGATAAGGAGTACCCGTAAAAGCAAATGTACGAAGGCTTGGAGCAGATAGCTCGATTTGGTAATTGTGGAATGAATGATTACGTATCGTTAAGCTAACTAGTGTCTGGCTTAACATGCACAAGATATTTGCACCCTTCACCGAACAATTATCAATGATCAAATCACTCAATCTATTAAAGGCTGAAAAGGGATCAATTCGACCACCATCAGTGGCGCAAAAGACAAAATTTCCTAGATGTAGACAGGTTAACACTGGTAAATCTAGTGAGTTAGGAAACAACGTTCTCCAATAATTATAACGACCTTTAGGCGAAACGGATAGCCTAAGTGATGTTAACGTCTGAGACGAAGAAATGCAAGGTAGGATATGACATATATCGCCTTTCACATCAATTTCTAATCGATCGAGCTTGGCACTGTGCGATAAAACATAATTTGCTACTTTTTTAAGTAGGCCAAACTCAATACTACCACTACGTTCAAAATAAACAGTTTGCAATACAATTTTGCTATGACGAAGAGACAGAATTCTAGACACGAATTTATCAAAACTCTTTAAACTGGAAAAGTTTGAGCAATGTAGTCTAAGATTGGAAATATATTTCCAAATATGCTCCCATCTTTTGGACAGAATGCAAGTTCGAACAGCGTCTTTAGTGCTCAAAAATGACAAAATGTGAATGATAATGCAATCAGAGAATTCGCTCAATCTGTCTTCCTCATCGTGTTTTCCCCTCTTTGTTATGTGTTGAATCGTCATTTCATCGATCAACTGGTTAGAATTTATTCAAATAAGCATCTACCTAAGGGAGTAAAAAGGCAAACCGAATGAAATTAAATCCAGCATTACACAACGGAGAAAAAGAAATGTTTTCTTAGCtgtttcaaaaaagaaagaaaaagatgttGTTTCATCTATCTCAAAATGAGTGATCTAGTTAACTGTTTAACCAGGTCGCGCCCCTAGCAAGCGCAAGGTGAGTTACCGTGCCGGACCTCGTAATATTTGGAGcctcaattttttgtttttaatataacacCCAAAAGTGTTAGGtatatagaataaaatataaaagaatgactattttttattttatttacaacaTAAATAGATTATTactattccttaaaaaaaattgttttccatATGAGCccatttttattgtttgaacatGACCTCTGATTTTATCGAAGCGGCCATGTGTTTAACATGCACCAACCTTTAATATCTTTatctttctattaaaaaaaattgtataaaagttgatattttaaaaatgttctTCGAGACAATTCTAATGTCTTACATGCttgcattttttcttcatatattaatagaaaaacatgatcaaatATGTTatatgaataatatatataatcaacTTGGTCACTCAGCATTCTTATAGTaaactgattaaaaaaaatgtagtttggttgatgatgatgattaataataataataataataataataatagaatgGATTAAAAAACAATATGGTATGTGTGGATCGTAAGAAAgccataataaaaataaaaataaataaaagaacatTACTACAAACAAGAAGCATGAGTAACAAAGCCATAAAAAAACATCATCGGATTATTATATACTTAAAAACAATCGtttgtttgaaagaaagaataaaatcaCTGTTTTTAGATTCATCGAATAAccaataaaacataaaatatgcGAATAAAATAAACGAGTAAAAAGCATACCTTTTGAGATTAAGAGTTA harbors:
- the LOC25492020 gene encoding F-box protein At4g22280 — encoded protein: MTIQHITKRGKHDEEDRLSEFSDCIIIHILSFLSTKDAVRTCILSKRWEHIWKYISNLRLHCSNFSSLKSFDKFVSRILSLRHSKIVLQTVYFERSGSIEFGLLKKVANYVLSHSAKLDRLEIDVKGDICHILPCISSSQTLTSLRLSVSPKGRYNYWRTLFPNSLDLPVLTCLHLGNFVFCATDGGRIDPFSAFNRLSDLIIDNCSVKGANILCMLSQTLVSLTIRNHSFHNYQIELSAPSLRTFAFTGTPYQTLLGTNLSSVKKVIIDAEMLANYSVPPLVLLSWLSSLANIESLTVSAGTLQVLSLAPDILKDAPARLSLRSLRSVKVMLKPLSYGLSMTLNTLRLEKPITAGFEPYPPIPNGILDLLCRNSQSADVAIIECSRLDDSFGCLPLLSSSLFPQFLQPSSWEHVIVDLNLRIQHLSQALQQVLDLETEDIPLTRDVMMATKKHIKMLSKTHAALGRQMYELLGLPL